One window of Papaver somniferum cultivar HN1 chromosome 9, ASM357369v1, whole genome shotgun sequence genomic DNA carries:
- the LOC113308253 gene encoding titin homolog → MKNSQIEEVAFCPERDAESVAALLKMSKVVDKSQGGKPKKKASSSHLVEQEEELKKIEETKKAKKLKKVSKKAKKKVEDVHASVAKKEEEDKSEEIVFAVPIIEKILEDSHSTVLKRKLVLDTVEETKKVKRAKKLLKTSKKKVVEEQCSAAKKEEHDKSKEEDEVAAVSMVEKVLEDSQASALKSKVSLDEVEESKKAIKVKKLLKKREKNAHEVQGGAAIKYDAEVPELLLASNRPFTDVSQMKK, encoded by the exons ATGAAGAACTCACAAATTGAAGAAGTAGCATTTTGTCCAGAAAGGGATGCAGAGAGTGTAGCTGCCCTGCTTAAGATGTCAAAAGTGGTTGACAAAAGTCAAGGCGgcaaacctaagaaaaaagctTCATCGAGTCATCTTGTGGAACAAGAGGAAGAGTTGAAGAAGATAGAAGAAACAAAGAAAGCCAAAAAACTTAAGAAGGTTTCGAAAAAGGCAAAGAAAAAAGTGGAGGATGTGCATGCTAGTGTTGCGAAGAaggaagaggaggataaatctgAGGAAATAGTTTTTGCCGTCCCTATCATCGAGAAAATATTGGAGGATAGTCATTCAACTGTGCTTAAGAGGAAACTTGTTTTAGATACTGTGGAAGAAACTAAGAAAgtcaaaagagctaagaaacttcTGAAGACGTCAAAGAAAAAAGTTGTGGAAGAGCAATGTAGTGCTGCGAAGAAGGAAGAGCATGACAAGTCTAAGGAAGAAGATGAGGTTGCTGCTGTTTCTATGGTTGAGAAAGTGTTAGAAGATAGTCAAGCAAGTGCCCTGAAGAGTAAAGTTTCTTTAGATGAGGTGGAGGAGTCGAAGAAAGCTATAAAAGTTAAGAAGTTACTGAAAAAGCGAGAGAAAAACGCTCATGAAGTGCAAGGTGGTGCCGCCATCAAGTATGACGCAGAAGTCCCTGAGCTGTTGCTG GCATCTAATAGGCCTTTCACGGATGTCTCACAAATGAAGAAGTAA
- the LOC113307812 gene encoding transcription termination factor MTERF8, chloroplastic-like isoform X2, with the protein MFRSLCDTLIRNRVRSGGDSKPLSLCVLHIKVRSISSSSSSIEVSYLINACGLSETQAKSASKKLQFEPTSNPNSVLTFLESYGFSKTHITKLITKNPVILLSDPHKTLKPRFDYLLSRDITAIELANVLSTNPLILNRSIERHFIPFFKFTKEIVGTDRHVFRILQRTCIPADVYDKLMINIQVLRDEGVAQSQIVKYLINQPRTFMMGTEKFKGIVQEVKGMGFDPKKYAFLIAIHVTSAMSKSTWEKKLNAYRKWGWSEEQIENAFKIYPICMRHSEKKILGTMDYLVNHMGISSSLIARCPMNLSYSLEKRIIPRFSVYRSLLSKGLINKDEIRISSLLAMSEESFLNKFVLEYLEPELTKDG; encoded by the exons ATGTTTCGTTCTCTCTGTGATACACTGATCAGAAACAGGGTTCGCAGTGGAGGAGATTCAAAGCCACTTTCTCTGTGCGTGCTTCATATAAAGGTTAGAtctatttcttcatcttcttcttcgattgAAGTTTCTTACTTGATAAACGCCTGTGGATTATCAGAAACCCAAGCAAAATCCGCATCAAAGAAACTCCAATTCGAACCCACATCGAATCCAAACTCAGTTCTTACCTTCCTTGAATCTTACGGATTCAGTAAAACCCACATCACAAAATTAATCACCAAAAATCCAGTAATCCTTTTATCAGATCctcacaaaaccctaaaaccccgatttgattatttattatctaGAGATATTACTGCTATTGAACTTGcaaatgtcttatctacaaaccCACTGATTCTAAACAGAAGTATTGAAAGGCATTTCATTCCATTTTTCAAATTCACCAAGGAGATTGTAGGTACTGACAGACATGTATTCCGCATTCTGCAACGAACATGTATTCCCGCGGACGTATACGATAAATTGATGATCAACATACAGGTTTTGAGAGATGAAGGTGTTGCTCAATCACAAATTGTCAAGTATTTAATCAACCAACCGAGGACATTTATGATGGGGACTGAAAAATTTAAGGGCATTGTACAAGAGGTTAAGGGTATGGGTTTTGATCCCAAGAAATATGCATTTCTTATTGCTATTCATGTCACCTCAGCAATGAGTAAATCGACGTGGGAAAAGAAGTTGAATGCTTATAGGAAATGGGGTTGGTCAGAAGAACAAATTGAAAATGCATTTAAGATTTATCCTATCTGTATGAGGCATTCAGAGAAGAAGATATTGGGGACTATGGATTACCTTGTGAATCATATGGGTATCAGTTCATCGCTTATTGCCAGATGCCCAATGAATTTGAGTTACAGCTTGGAGAAGAGGATTATACCTAGGTTTTCTGTTTATCGAAGTTTACTCTCTAAGGGTCTCATTAATAAGGATGAAATTCGCATATCTTCGCTTTTAGCCATGTCAGAGGAGTCTTTCTTGAACAAGTTTGTGCTCGAGTATTTGGAACCGGAGCTAACAAAG GATGGTTAG
- the LOC113307812 gene encoding transcription termination factor MTERF8, chloroplastic-like isoform X1 translates to MFRSLCDTLIRNRVRSGGDSKPLSLCVLHIKVRSISSSSSSIEVSYLINACGLSETQAKSASKKLQFEPTSNPNSVLTFLESYGFSKTHITKLITKNPVILLSDPHKTLKPRFDYLLSRDITAIELANVLSTNPLILNRSIERHFIPFFKFTKEIVGTDRHVFRILQRTCIPADVYDKLMINIQVLRDEGVAQSQIVKYLINQPRTFMMGTEKFKGIVQEVKGMGFDPKKYAFLIAIHVTSAMSKSTWEKKLNAYRKWGWSEEQIENAFKIYPICMRHSEKKILGTMDYLVNHMGISSSLIARCPMNLSYSLEKRIIPRFSVYRSLLSKGLINKDEIRISSLLAMSEESFLNKFVLEYLEPELTKLKLRE, encoded by the exons ATGTTTCGTTCTCTCTGTGATACACTGATCAGAAACAGGGTTCGCAGTGGAGGAGATTCAAAGCCACTTTCTCTGTGCGTGCTTCATATAAAGGTTAGAtctatttcttcatcttcttcttcgattgAAGTTTCTTACTTGATAAACGCCTGTGGATTATCAGAAACCCAAGCAAAATCCGCATCAAAGAAACTCCAATTCGAACCCACATCGAATCCAAACTCAGTTCTTACCTTCCTTGAATCTTACGGATTCAGTAAAACCCACATCACAAAATTAATCACCAAAAATCCAGTAATCCTTTTATCAGATCctcacaaaaccctaaaaccccgatttgattatttattatctaGAGATATTACTGCTATTGAACTTGcaaatgtcttatctacaaaccCACTGATTCTAAACAGAAGTATTGAAAGGCATTTCATTCCATTTTTCAAATTCACCAAGGAGATTGTAGGTACTGACAGACATGTATTCCGCATTCTGCAACGAACATGTATTCCCGCGGACGTATACGATAAATTGATGATCAACATACAGGTTTTGAGAGATGAAGGTGTTGCTCAATCACAAATTGTCAAGTATTTAATCAACCAACCGAGGACATTTATGATGGGGACTGAAAAATTTAAGGGCATTGTACAAGAGGTTAAGGGTATGGGTTTTGATCCCAAGAAATATGCATTTCTTATTGCTATTCATGTCACCTCAGCAATGAGTAAATCGACGTGGGAAAAGAAGTTGAATGCTTATAGGAAATGGGGTTGGTCAGAAGAACAAATTGAAAATGCATTTAAGATTTATCCTATCTGTATGAGGCATTCAGAGAAGAAGATATTGGGGACTATGGATTACCTTGTGAATCATATGGGTATCAGTTCATCGCTTATTGCCAGATGCCCAATGAATTTGAGTTACAGCTTGGAGAAGAGGATTATACCTAGGTTTTCTGTTTATCGAAGTTTACTCTCTAAGGGTCTCATTAATAAGGATGAAATTCGCATATCTTCGCTTTTAGCCATGTCAGAGGAGTCTTTCTTGAACAAGTTTGTGCTCGAGTATTTGGAACCGGAGCTAACAAAG CTAAAGCTGCGGGAGTGA